A genome region from Nicotiana tabacum cultivar K326 chromosome 13, ASM71507v2, whole genome shotgun sequence includes the following:
- the LOC107791220 gene encoding O-fucosyltransferase 39 isoform X1: MRMRGGAIAGVFMLLLPIFCANLLSHASPTIVKDLNAPKFRHSRLAKSALQRQTSNEEQSELWTPLAHQGWKPCTESDAASTVPEKSEGYVQVFLDGGLNQQRMGICDAVVVAKILNATLVIPQLEVNPVWQDSSSFMDIFDVDHFINVLKDDVSIVKELPDEFSWSTREYYGTAIRPTRIKTAPVHASANWYLENVSPVLQSYGIAAIAPFSHRLTFDNMPKYLQHLRCKVNFQALAFVPHIRHLGDALINRLRNPPREGNMVSNNYLREVTDLKPKQGAGKFAVLHLRFDKDMAAHSACDFGGGKAENLALAKYRQVIWGGRVINSQFTDEELRSQGRCPLTPEEVGLLLAALGFDNSTRLYLASHKVYGGERRISALRNLFPLMEDKKSLASSEERALIKGKASLLAAVDYYVGMHSDIFVSASPGNMHNAMVGHRTYNNMKIIRPNMALLGQVFLNKTLNWPEFQESVVEGHKNRQGQIRLRKAKQSLYTYPAPDCMCQA; encoded by the exons ATGAGAATGAGAGGAGGTGCTATAGCTGGTGTTTTTATGCTTCTTTTGCCTATTTTCTGTGCTAATCTTTTGAGCCATGCTTCCCCCACCATTGTCAAG GATTTGAATGCTCCAAAATTCAGGCACTCACGTCTTGCGAAGAGTGCTTTACAACGCCAAACT TCCAATGAAGAACAGTCAGAGCTTTGGACTCCTTTGGCGCACCAAGGATGGAAACCTTGTACTGAATCTGATGCTGCCTCCA CAGTACCTGAAAAGTCTGAGGGGTACGTTCAAGTGTTCCTTGATGGAGGACTAAATCAACAGAGAATGGGG ATTTGTGATGCAGTTGTTGTTGCCAAAATTCTGAACGCCACACTTGTGATCCCTCAGTTGGAAGTAAATCCTGTTTGGCAAGATTCAAG CTCATTcatggatatctttgatgtggaTCACTTCATCAATGTATTGAAAGACGACGTATCTATAGTCAAAGAGTTGCCTGATGAATTCTCTTGGAGCACACGAGAATATTATGGCACAGCTATTCGACCTACAAGAATCAAGACTGCTCCAGTTCATGCTTCAGCAAATTGGTATTTAGAGAATGTTTCACCTGTCCTGCAGAG TTACGGAATTGCTGCCATAGCGCCATTTTCTCATCGGCTGACGTTCGACAACATGCCCAAATACCTCCAACATCTACGATGTAAAGTCAACTTTCAAGCATTGGCCTTTGTTCCTCACATCAGACATCTCGGGGATGCCCTTATCAATCGCCTCAGGAATCCTCCTCGTGAAGGCAACATGGTTAGTAACAACTACCTCAGAGAGGTTACCGATCTTAAGCCCAAACAAGGAGCAGGCAAGTTCGCTGTTCTCCACCTTCGCTTCGACAAG GATATGGCTGCTCATTCAGCCTGTGATTTTGGTGGTGGCAAGGCTGAAAATCTGGCTCTAGCTAAATACCGGCAAGTAATTTGGGGAGGAAGGGTCATCAACTCTCAGTTTACTGATGAAGAGTTGAGGAGTCAAGGACGGTGCCCATTGACCCCAGAAGAAGTTGGATTGCTGCTGGCAGCTTTGGGATTCGACAATAGCACTCGCCTATATCTTGCCTCCCATAAG GTTTATGGCGGGGAACGCCGTATTTCGGCCTTGAGAAATTTGTTTCCCCTGATGGAAGATAAAAAGAGCCTTGCATCTTCTGAGGAAAGAGCTCTTATCAAAGGAAAGGCTTCCTTATTAGCTGCAGTTGATTATTATGTCGGCATGCACAGTGATATATTTGTTTCTGCCTCCCCTGGAAATATGCACAACGCAATG GTGGGACATAGAACATACAACAATATGAAGATAATAAGGCCAAACATGGCATTATTAGGCCAGGTATTCCTGAATAAGACACTGAATTGGCCTGAGTTTCAAGAATCAGTAGTTGAAGGCCACAAGAACAGACAAGGGCAAATTAGACTTCGCAAAGCAAAGCAATCCCTTTATACATATCCTGCTCCTGATTGCATGTGCCAAGCTTGA
- the LOC107791219 gene encoding very-long-chain (3R)-3-hydroxyacyl-CoA dehydratase PASTICCINO 2A-like isoform X1 yields MAGVLIGLRRVYLIIYNWIVFFGWFQVFYFGVKTLKESGHEHVYDAVEKPLLFALTAAFLEILHSLVGLVRSPISATLPQISSRLYVTWGILWSFPEIRTHLLVSSLAISWSITEIIRYSFFGTKEAFGSAPSWLLWLRYSTFLLLYPTGITSEVGLIYNALPYMKESGKYAVRMPNKWNFSFGYYYAALVCLAIYVPGCPHLYRYMLGQRKKALSKSKKE; encoded by the exons ATGGCTGGCGTTTTAATAGGTCTAAGGCGTGTATATCTCATAATTTACAATTGGATTGTCTTTTTTGGATG GTTTCAAGtgttttattttggtgtgaaaACTCTGAAAGAATCTGGGCATGAACATGTCTATGATGCTGTTGAGAAGCCTCTGCTTTTTGCTCTAACTGCTGCCTTTTTGGAG ATACTTCATAGTCTAGTAG GTTTGGTAAGATCTCCAATATCGGCAACTCTGCCACAGATAAGTTCAAGATTATATGTAACCTGGGGAATTTTGTGGAGTTTCCCCGAG ATCCGGACTCATCTACTTGTTAGTTCTCTAGCGATTAGCTGGTCCATAACAGAG ATTATTCGATATTCATTTTTTGGTACAAAGGAGGCATTTGGTTCTGCACCTTCCTGGCTCTTGTGGCTAAG GTATAGTACCTTCTTGTTGTTGTACCCTACAGGCATCACAAGTGAAGTTGGTTTAATATATAATGCCCTGCCTTACATGAAG GAATCTGGAAAGTATGCTGTTAGGATGCCGAACAAATGGAATTTCTCTTTCGGTTACTACTATGCAGCACTTGTTTGCCTTGCCATCTATGTTCCAG GATGTCCTCACCTCTACAGATACATGCTTGGGCAGAGAAAGAAAGCACTCTCTAAATCAAAAAAGGAATAG
- the LOC107791218 gene encoding MADS-box protein JOINTLESS: MAREKIQIKKIDNSTARQVTFSKRRRGLFKKAEELSVLCDADVALIIFSSTGKLFEYSSSGMKEILERRDLHSKNLEKLDQPSLELQLVENSNYSKLSKEISEKSHRLRQMRGEELQGLSIEELQQLERSLEAGLTRVIERKGDKIMREINQLQQKGMQLMEENEILKQQVMEISNNGYQNPAAAAELLIAVESENGFINEEGQLSESVTNACNSTGPPPQDDDSSDTSLKLGLPYSG; the protein is encoded by the exons ATGGCTAGAGAGAAAATTCAGATCAAGAAAATTGATAACTCAACAGCAAGGCAAGTAACTTTCTCAAAGAGAAGAAGAGGGCTTTTTAAGAAAGCTGAAGAACTTTCTGTTCTTTGTGATGCTGATGTTGCTCTCATTATTTTCTCATCTACTGGAAAACTCTTTGAGTATTCAAGCTCCGG CATGAAGGAAATTCTTGAGAGGCGTGATTTGCATTCAAAGAATTTGGAAAAATTGGACCAACCATCACTTGAGCTGCAA CTAGTAGAGAACAGCAATTACTCCAAACTAAGCAAGGAAATATCTGAGAAAAGTCATCGATTAAG GCAAATGAGGGGAGAAGAACTCCAAGGATTAAGTATTGAAGAGTTACAGCAGTTGGAGAGGTCTCTGGAAGCTGGATTGACCCGCGTCATAGAGAGAAAG GGTGATAAAATAATGAGAGAGATCAACCAGCTTCAACAAAAG GGCATGCAACTAATGGAAGAGAATGAAATATTGAAGCAACAG GTGATGGAAATATCTAATAATGGATACCAAAACCCAGCAGCAGCAGCAGAATTACTAATAGCAGTTGAATCAGAAAATGGGTTTATAAATGAGGAAGGTCAATTATCTGAATCTGTTACTAATGCATGTAACTCTACTGGTCCTCCTCCTCAAGATGATGACAGTTCTGATACTTCTCTCAAGTTGGG GCTGCCTTACTCAGGTTGA
- the LOC107791220 gene encoding O-fucosyltransferase 39 isoform X2: MRMRGGAIAGVFMLLLPIFCANLLSHASPTIVKDLNAPKFRHSRLAKSALQRQTSNEEQSELWTPLAHQGWKPCTESDAASIPEKSEGYVQVFLDGGLNQQRMGICDAVVVAKILNATLVIPQLEVNPVWQDSSSFMDIFDVDHFINVLKDDVSIVKELPDEFSWSTREYYGTAIRPTRIKTAPVHASANWYLENVSPVLQSYGIAAIAPFSHRLTFDNMPKYLQHLRCKVNFQALAFVPHIRHLGDALINRLRNPPREGNMVSNNYLREVTDLKPKQGAGKFAVLHLRFDKDMAAHSACDFGGGKAENLALAKYRQVIWGGRVINSQFTDEELRSQGRCPLTPEEVGLLLAALGFDNSTRLYLASHKVYGGERRISALRNLFPLMEDKKSLASSEERALIKGKASLLAAVDYYVGMHSDIFVSASPGNMHNAMVGHRTYNNMKIIRPNMALLGQVFLNKTLNWPEFQESVVEGHKNRQGQIRLRKAKQSLYTYPAPDCMCQA, translated from the exons ATGAGAATGAGAGGAGGTGCTATAGCTGGTGTTTTTATGCTTCTTTTGCCTATTTTCTGTGCTAATCTTTTGAGCCATGCTTCCCCCACCATTGTCAAG GATTTGAATGCTCCAAAATTCAGGCACTCACGTCTTGCGAAGAGTGCTTTACAACGCCAAACT TCCAATGAAGAACAGTCAGAGCTTTGGACTCCTTTGGCGCACCAAGGATGGAAACCTTGTACTGAATCTGATGCTGCCTCCA TACCTGAAAAGTCTGAGGGGTACGTTCAAGTGTTCCTTGATGGAGGACTAAATCAACAGAGAATGGGG ATTTGTGATGCAGTTGTTGTTGCCAAAATTCTGAACGCCACACTTGTGATCCCTCAGTTGGAAGTAAATCCTGTTTGGCAAGATTCAAG CTCATTcatggatatctttgatgtggaTCACTTCATCAATGTATTGAAAGACGACGTATCTATAGTCAAAGAGTTGCCTGATGAATTCTCTTGGAGCACACGAGAATATTATGGCACAGCTATTCGACCTACAAGAATCAAGACTGCTCCAGTTCATGCTTCAGCAAATTGGTATTTAGAGAATGTTTCACCTGTCCTGCAGAG TTACGGAATTGCTGCCATAGCGCCATTTTCTCATCGGCTGACGTTCGACAACATGCCCAAATACCTCCAACATCTACGATGTAAAGTCAACTTTCAAGCATTGGCCTTTGTTCCTCACATCAGACATCTCGGGGATGCCCTTATCAATCGCCTCAGGAATCCTCCTCGTGAAGGCAACATGGTTAGTAACAACTACCTCAGAGAGGTTACCGATCTTAAGCCCAAACAAGGAGCAGGCAAGTTCGCTGTTCTCCACCTTCGCTTCGACAAG GATATGGCTGCTCATTCAGCCTGTGATTTTGGTGGTGGCAAGGCTGAAAATCTGGCTCTAGCTAAATACCGGCAAGTAATTTGGGGAGGAAGGGTCATCAACTCTCAGTTTACTGATGAAGAGTTGAGGAGTCAAGGACGGTGCCCATTGACCCCAGAAGAAGTTGGATTGCTGCTGGCAGCTTTGGGATTCGACAATAGCACTCGCCTATATCTTGCCTCCCATAAG GTTTATGGCGGGGAACGCCGTATTTCGGCCTTGAGAAATTTGTTTCCCCTGATGGAAGATAAAAAGAGCCTTGCATCTTCTGAGGAAAGAGCTCTTATCAAAGGAAAGGCTTCCTTATTAGCTGCAGTTGATTATTATGTCGGCATGCACAGTGATATATTTGTTTCTGCCTCCCCTGGAAATATGCACAACGCAATG GTGGGACATAGAACATACAACAATATGAAGATAATAAGGCCAAACATGGCATTATTAGGCCAGGTATTCCTGAATAAGACACTGAATTGGCCTGAGTTTCAAGAATCAGTAGTTGAAGGCCACAAGAACAGACAAGGGCAAATTAGACTTCGCAAAGCAAAGCAATCCCTTTATACATATCCTGCTCCTGATTGCATGTGCCAAGCTTGA
- the LOC107791219 gene encoding very-long-chain (3R)-3-hydroxyacyl-CoA dehydratase PASTICCINO 2A-like isoform X2 produces MMMILLLLLLYYNYCLSRDANVERSLTFDCVSHINCGQILHSLVGLVRSPISATLPQISSRLYVTWGILWSFPEIRTHLLVSSLAISWSITEIIRYSFFGTKEAFGSAPSWLLWLRYSTFLLLYPTGITSEVGLIYNALPYMKESGKYAVRMPNKWNFSFGYYYAALVCLAIYVPGCPHLYRYMLGQRKKALSKSKKE; encoded by the exons ATGATGATgatcttgttgttgttactgttgtatTATAATTATTGTTTATCACGAGATGCAAATGTTGAAAGAAGCCTAACATTTGATTGTGTTTCCCATATAAATTGCGGGCAGATACTTCATAGTCTAGTAG GTTTGGTAAGATCTCCAATATCGGCAACTCTGCCACAGATAAGTTCAAGATTATATGTAACCTGGGGAATTTTGTGGAGTTTCCCCGAG ATCCGGACTCATCTACTTGTTAGTTCTCTAGCGATTAGCTGGTCCATAACAGAG ATTATTCGATATTCATTTTTTGGTACAAAGGAGGCATTTGGTTCTGCACCTTCCTGGCTCTTGTGGCTAAG GTATAGTACCTTCTTGTTGTTGTACCCTACAGGCATCACAAGTGAAGTTGGTTTAATATATAATGCCCTGCCTTACATGAAG GAATCTGGAAAGTATGCTGTTAGGATGCCGAACAAATGGAATTTCTCTTTCGGTTACTACTATGCAGCACTTGTTTGCCTTGCCATCTATGTTCCAG GATGTCCTCACCTCTACAGATACATGCTTGGGCAGAGAAAGAAAGCACTCTCTAAATCAAAAAAGGAATAG